In Mycoplasmopsis maculosa, one genomic interval encodes:
- a CDS encoding HU family DNA-binding protein: MTKKEFIIAIAEKLDAPVREVNEFFNAFVFVLKEELIAENKVQLSNLGIFETKIRRGRETVNPFTKEELLVPEKRVVKFTPSKYLKDLVNF; encoded by the coding sequence ATGACAAAAAAAGAATTTATTATTGCAATCGCTGAAAAATTAGATGCTCCAGTTAGAGAAGTTAATGAATTTTTCAATGCTTTTGTCTTTGTACTTAAAGAAGAATTAATTGCTGAAAATAAAGTTCAATTATCAAATTTAGGTATTTTTGAAACAAAAATTAGAAGAGGACGTGAAACTGTTAATCCATTTACAAAAGAAGAATTACTTGTTCCTGAAAAACGTGTTGTTAAATTCACACCTTCTAAATATTTAAAAGATTTAGTTAACTTCTAG
- the rplE gene encoding 50S ribosomal protein L5: MSLKDKYLNQVVPALKSKYNYKSVMQVPKLEKIIINMTAGKEVTNSKAIEEVLSELRQITGQEPFKTKARKSNASWKLREGMPMGGKVTLRRDRMWDFLEKLINVAMPRIRDFRGANPKAFDGRGNYSLGVKELIIFPEIEFDKIRRIKGLDVQLITIANSDAEAKTLLELIGMPFAKGEK; encoded by the coding sequence ATGAGTTTAAAAGATAAATATTTAAATCAAGTTGTACCTGCATTAAAAAGCAAATATAACTATAAATCAGTGATGCAAGTTCCAAAATTAGAAAAAATTATTATCAATATGACAGCTGGTAAAGAAGTAACAAATTCAAAAGCTATTGAAGAAGTATTATCAGAATTAAGACAAATTACAGGTCAAGAACCTTTTAAAACAAAAGCTAGAAAGTCAAATGCTTCATGAAAATTACGTGAAGGTATGCCTATGGGTGGAAAAGTAACTCTTAGAAGAGATAGAATGTGAGACTTTTTAGAAAAATTAATTAACGTTGCAATGCCTCGTATTCGTGACTTCCGTGGTGCGAATCCAAAAGCATTTGATGGTAGAGGGAATTATTCTTTAGGAGTAAAAGAATTAATTATTTTCCCAGAAATAGAGTTTGATAAAATTCGTAGAATTAAAGGACTTGATGTTCAATTAATAACAATAGCAAATAGTGATGCAGAAGCTAAAACATTATTAGAATTAATTGGTATGCCTTTTGCAAAAGGAGAAAAATAA
- the rplD gene encoding 50S ribosomal protein L4: MSDKELKKSSTTVETTTDAASNTQTTTKRTVKTVMTTKKVNKLVTKTEKIADDKFEKTYVFDFPENEVQKIEAPVKPPKPAAAKVEVKKETSKPKTETKVKEVVKKTQVKKEEAKEAPIKKEAPKAKKLSLNPVLFDSEKIYEQAIFDTIMSERASLRQGTHDVKSRAEVRGGGKKPWRQKGTGRARAGSTRSPIWVGGGRAFGPTPERNYTLKVNKKVRFAAFVSALTLLARNNQVILDDMKLESISTKAAVAKLEELKIKDLKHILIVTTDETLYKSVANLKNVIAVKPNSVSIEKLVWADVLVLSEEGLKNFEGRLK; the protein is encoded by the coding sequence ATGTCTGATAAAGAACTTAAAAAATCATCTACAACAGTTGAAACAACAACAGATGCTGCTTCAAACACACAAACAACAACTAAAAGAACAGTTAAAACAGTTATGACAACTAAAAAAGTTAATAAACTAGTTACAAAAACAGAAAAAATAGCTGACGATAAATTTGAAAAAACTTATGTTTTCGATTTTCCAGAAAATGAAGTTCAAAAAATTGAAGCTCCTGTTAAACCACCTAAACCAGCAGCAGCTAAAGTAGAAGTTAAAAAAGAAACTTCAAAACCAAAAACTGAAACAAAAGTAAAAGAAGTTGTGAAAAAAACTCAAGTTAAAAAAGAAGAAGCTAAAGAAGCTCCAATTAAGAAAGAAGCTCCTAAAGCTAAAAAACTTTCTTTAAACCCTGTATTATTCGATTCAGAAAAAATTTATGAACAAGCAATTTTTGACACAATTATGTCAGAAAGAGCATCATTACGTCAAGGTACACATGATGTTAAAAGTCGTGCAGAAGTTAGAGGTGGTGGTAAAAAACCATGAAGACAAAAAGGTACAGGTAGAGCGCGTGCAGGTTCAACAAGATCACCAATTTGAGTAGGTGGTGGTAGAGCGTTTGGTCCAACACCAGAACGTAATTACACTTTAAAAGTAAACAAAAAAGTTCGTTTTGCAGCATTTGTTTCAGCTTTAACACTATTAGCAAGAAATAATCAAGTGATTCTTGATGATATGAAATTAGAATCAATTTCAACTAAAGCTGCAGTTGCAAAATTAGAAGAATTAAAAATTAAAGATTTAAAACACATTTTAATAGTTACAACAGATGAAACTTTATACAAATCAGTTGCAAACTTAAAAAACGTTATTGCTGTTAAACCAAATTCAGTTTCAATTGAAAAATTAGTATGAGCTGATGTGCTTGTATTATCAGAAGAAGGACTTAAAAACTTCGAAGGGAGATTAAAATAA
- the rpmC gene encoding 50S ribosomal protein L29 has translation MLYKDIKVKSVDELQKLIVDLKAELWTLRFRNATGSLDQSHKIKAIRKDIAKCLTELKNRELQGAK, from the coding sequence ATGCTTTACAAAGATATTAAAGTAAAATCAGTTGATGAACTTCAAAAATTAATCGTTGATTTAAAAGCGGAATTATGAACATTAAGATTTAGAAACGCTACAGGATCATTAGACCAATCACACAAAATTAAAGCTATTAGAAAAGATATAGCAAAATGCTTAACAGAATTAAAAAACAGAGAATTACAAGGAGCTAAATAA
- the rplP gene encoding 50S ribosomal protein L16: MLQPKRTKYRKPFVQKHDKRKAHKGNTVAFGEFGLQAVTSAWVDARQIESARIAITRRMGREGQVFIRIFPHFAKTSKPIGVRMGSGKGSPDKWYTAVKVNTMMFEVSGVSEEIARDALRLGGHKLPVSWKIVAKNEGGQQ, encoded by the coding sequence ATGCTTCAACCAAAAAGAACTAAATATAGAAAACCTTTTGTTCAAAAACATGACAAAAGAAAAGCTCACAAAGGTAATACAGTAGCTTTTGGTGAATTCGGTTTACAAGCTGTTACATCAGCATGAGTAGATGCTCGTCAAATCGAATCAGCACGTATTGCTATTACTCGTAGAATGGGTCGTGAAGGACAAGTTTTTATTAGAATCTTCCCTCATTTTGCAAAAACATCTAAACCTATCGGTGTACGTATGGGTTCAGGTAAAGGTTCACCAGATAAATGATATACAGCTGTAAAAGTTAACACAATGATGTTTGAAGTTTCAGGTGTTAGCGAAGAAATAGCACGTGATGCCTTAAGATTAGGTGGTCACAAATTACCAGTTTCATGAAAAATTGTTGCTAAAAATGAAGGAGGTCAACAATAA
- the rpsC gene encoding 30S ribosomal protein S3: MGQKVNPNGFRYGVTKAQSAVWYADKKEYGNNIVTDARINNFFDKLVRKYQIGLVEIKRTQNGKITVFIHSAVPAKLLGENGSNLESINKDLHKFLKNKNIDINLQVVLLKQPELNARLAAEAVAIKLENRESFRIAQKYVINEALKAGAKGIKTQVSGRLNGVDMARAEGYSRGEMRLHTLRQDVDFARATARTIYGAIGVKVWISKGEILEGGNNNASTKKN; encoded by the coding sequence ATGGGACAAAAAGTTAATCCAAATGGATTCCGTTACGGAGTTACAAAAGCTCAATCAGCTGTTTGATACGCTGATAAAAAAGAATATGGTAACAATATTGTTACAGATGCAAGAATTAACAACTTTTTTGATAAATTAGTGAGAAAATACCAAATTGGTTTGGTAGAAATTAAAAGAACACAAAATGGAAAAATAACTGTTTTCATTCATTCAGCTGTTCCAGCTAAATTATTAGGTGAAAATGGTTCAAATTTAGAATCAATAAACAAAGATCTTCACAAATTCCTAAAAAATAAAAATATTGATATTAATTTACAAGTTGTTTTACTTAAACAACCAGAACTTAACGCTCGTTTAGCAGCAGAAGCAGTTGCGATTAAATTAGAAAATCGTGAAAGCTTCCGTATAGCTCAAAAATATGTAATTAACGAAGCTTTAAAAGCAGGGGCAAAAGGTATTAAAACTCAAGTATCAGGACGTTTAAATGGTGTTGATATGGCTCGTGCAGAAGGTTATAGCCGTGGTGAAATGAGATTACACACATTAAGACAAGATGTTGATTTTGCAAGAGCTACAGCTAGAACAATTTATGGCGCTATTGGTGTCAAAGTATGAATTTCTAAAGGTGAAATTTTGGAAGGAGGAAATAATAATGCTTCAACCAAAAAGAACTAA
- the rpsQ gene encoding 30S ribosomal protein S17 encodes MERNTRKTLTGRVLRARGDKTITVEVESYRSHNLYSKRYRVIKKFAVHDENNIAKVNDIVLIMETRPLSKTKHFRLVSIKQHAIEGEN; translated from the coding sequence ATGGAAAGAAATACACGTAAAACATTAACAGGTCGTGTTCTTAGAGCTCGTGGTGATAAAACTATCACAGTTGAAGTTGAAAGCTACAGATCACATAACTTATATTCAAAACGTTATAGAGTTATTAAGAAATTCGCTGTTCATGATGAAAATAATATTGCTAAAGTAAATGACATTGTTTTAATTATGGAAACTCGTCCATTATCTAAAACAAAACATTTCCGTTTAGTTTCAATTAAACAACATGCAATTGAAGGAGAAAATTAG
- the rplX gene encoding 50S ribosomal protein L24, whose product MKIKFKKNDEVVVISGSHKGKTGRIVRTDVKTNTAIVKDINVVTKHVKPSQGNSEGSIKKHEAPIHVSNLSILVKKATKNSPAVYSKIGYKLDKDNKKVRVLRKTKKEM is encoded by the coding sequence ATGAAAATTAAATTTAAGAAAAATGATGAAGTAGTTGTTATATCAGGAAGCCACAAAGGTAAAACTGGTAGAATTGTTAGAACAGATGTTAAAACAAATACAGCTATTGTTAAAGATATTAATGTAGTAACAAAACACGTTAAACCTTCACAAGGAAATTCAGAAGGTTCAATTAAAAAACACGAAGCACCTATTCATGTTTCAAATCTTTCAATTTTAGTTAAAAAAGCAACAAAAAATTCACCTGCTGTTTATTCAAAAATTGGATATAAGTTAGATAAAGATAATAAAAAAGTACGTGTATTACGTAAAACTAAGAAGGAAATGTAA
- the rpsJ gene encoding 30S ribosomal protein S10, protein MSKLNIKVKSFDHSLVDFGAKKIIELAEKTKTTFSGPVPLPTKREVVTILRSVHINKKSREQFESRTYQRLIVLKDPSAQTIDQIKRLELPSGIEVQVSQTK, encoded by the coding sequence ATGAGTAAATTGAATATCAAAGTTAAAAGTTTTGATCACTCATTAGTAGATTTTGGTGCTAAAAAAATTATTGAATTAGCGGAAAAAACAAAAACAACTTTTAGTGGTCCAGTTCCACTTCCTACAAAAAGAGAAGTTGTAACTATACTTAGAAGTGTTCACATTAATAAAAAATCTCGTGAACAATTTGAAAGTAGAACTTATCAAAGATTAATTGTTTTAAAAGACCCTAGCGCTCAAACAATTGATCAAATAAAAAGACTTGAATTACCTTCAGGTATTGAAGTTCAAGTTTCACAAACAAAATAA
- the rpsS gene encoding 30S ribosomal protein S19: MARSLKKGPFADASLLKKVDAIVEGQAPKKPIKTWSRRSTIFPSFIGLTFQVHNGRQFIDVYVTDDMVGHKLGEFAPTRTYSGHGADKGKK, from the coding sequence ATGGCTCGTAGTCTTAAAAAAGGTCCATTTGCAGATGCAAGTTTACTTAAAAAAGTAGATGCTATTGTAGAAGGACAAGCTCCTAAAAAACCTATTAAAACTTGATCAAGACGTTCAACAATTTTCCCAAGTTTTATTGGTTTAACATTCCAAGTTCACAATGGTCGTCAATTTATTGATGTTTATGTTACAGATGATATGGTTGGTCACAAATTAGGTGAATTTGCTCCTACTAGAACATATTCTGGTCATGGTGCAGATAAAGGTAAAAAATAA
- the recU gene encoding Holliday junction resolvase RecU: protein MNKNRGMFLEKIINNTINHYWENKIAFIEKKDLPIKFRSINNEENKIKLKEAFIYKKSTVDYIGCYKGVFIAFEAKTTNEKFLPKSNIYDHQIEYLKNIDKNYGIAFLIIFFNLFNEFYLIKINDLLELENNNSYYKYEDIKNKGTEIKLTFPGIIDFVPYIL, encoded by the coding sequence ATGAATAAAAATAGAGGTATGTTTTTAGAAAAAATAATTAATAACACAATTAATCATTATTGAGAAAATAAAATAGCTTTTATCGAAAAGAAAGATTTACCTATTAAATTTAGATCAATTAATAATGAAGAAAATAAAATTAAATTAAAGGAAGCATTTATTTATAAAAAAAGCACAGTAGATTATATCGGTTGTTATAAAGGTGTTTTTATTGCTTTTGAAGCGAAAACAACAAATGAAAAATTTTTACCAAAAAGTAATATTTATGACCATCAAATAGAATATTTAAAAAATATTGATAAAAACTATGGAATAGCCTTTTTAATAATATTTTTTAATCTTTTTAATGAATTTTATTTAATAAAAATCAATGATTTATTAGAGTTAGAAAATAACAATTCATACTATAAATATGAAGATATAAAAAACAAAGGCACAGAAATCAAATTAACCTTTCCAGGAATAATTGATTTTGTACCTTATATCTTATAA
- the rplF gene encoding 50S ribosomal protein L6: protein MSRVGNRVLSIPAGVTLTLNGTLLTVQGPLGTLEREFSPLVSIKIENNQVTTIRANEEKHTKQLHGTTNAVIGNMIQGVSKGFKKELVIKGVGYKMTLKGTQVEIAAGYSHLVYIDIPAGVKVELPKATEMTVTGINNELVGQFAAVVRQVRKPNPYSGKGIAYKDEVIRRKEGKTASK, encoded by the coding sequence ATGTCTCGTGTTGGAAATAGAGTTTTATCAATTCCTGCAGGTGTTACTTTAACACTTAACGGTACATTACTAACTGTTCAAGGTCCATTAGGAACACTTGAAAGAGAATTCAGTCCACTTGTTTCAATAAAAATTGAAAACAATCAAGTAACAACAATTCGTGCCAATGAAGAAAAACATACAAAACAATTACACGGTACAACAAATGCTGTGATAGGAAACATGATTCAAGGTGTTTCAAAAGGTTTCAAAAAAGAATTAGTAATCAAAGGTGTTGGTTACAAAATGACATTAAAAGGTACACAAGTAGAAATAGCTGCTGGGTACTCACATTTAGTTTATATAGATATTCCAGCTGGTGTTAAAGTTGAATTACCTAAAGCTACAGAAATGACAGTTACAGGTATTAACAATGAATTAGTTGGTCAATTTGCTGCAGTTGTTCGTCAAGTAAGAAAACCAAATCCTTATTCAGGTAAAGGTATTGCATATAAAGATGAAGTTATCCGTCGTAAAGAAGGAAAAACTGCTTCTAAGTAG
- the rplW gene encoding 50S ribosomal protein L23 gives MELTRVIRRPIITEKTNEQLSQNVYTFEVDWAANKFQIKEAVEFIFNVKVLRVNTSKIDKKPKRLGRFAGFKNRYKKAVVLLAEGNTINYYPQEEANAKQEAAKAEAKAAKKEAAKKEVSEKESAVAEKIAAKKAAKKENK, from the coding sequence ATGGAATTAACACGTGTTATTCGTAGACCTATTATTACTGAAAAAACTAACGAACAATTAAGTCAAAATGTTTATACATTCGAAGTTGATTGAGCAGCAAACAAATTTCAAATAAAAGAAGCAGTTGAATTTATTTTTAACGTTAAAGTTTTAAGAGTAAACACAAGTAAAATTGATAAAAAACCAAAAAGACTTGGTCGTTTTGCAGGTTTTAAAAACCGTTATAAAAAAGCAGTTGTATTATTAGCTGAAGGAAATACAATTAATTATTATCCACAAGAAGAAGCTAATGCTAAGCAAGAAGCTGCAAAAGCAGAAGCTAAAGCTGCTAAAAAAGAAGCTGCTAAAAAAGAAGTTTCTGAAAAAGAAAGTGCAGTAGCAGAAAAAATAGCTGCTAAAAAAGCTGCTAAAAAAGAAAATAAATAA
- the rplV gene encoding 50S ribosomal protein L22, whose amino-acid sequence MAQQAKAHVKVQRVSARKARLVADLFRGKDVKVALGILQNTNKKSSELFIKLLNSAIANATNNHSMDASKLFVKEVLVNEGPTLKRFQPHSQGRAYSIFKRTSHLSITLEERN is encoded by the coding sequence ATGGCTCAACAAGCAAAAGCACATGTTAAAGTACAAAGAGTATCTGCTCGTAAAGCACGTCTAGTTGCTGATTTATTTAGAGGCAAAGATGTTAAAGTTGCTTTAGGTATTTTACAAAACACAAATAAAAAATCATCTGAATTATTTATTAAATTATTAAACTCAGCAATTGCTAATGCAACAAACAACCATTCAATGGACGCTTCAAAATTATTTGTTAAAGAAGTTTTAGTTAATGAAGGACCAACACTTAAGAGATTTCAACCTCACTCACAAGGTAGAGCTTATTCAATTTTTAAAAGAACATCACATTTATCAATTACATTAGAGGAAAGAAACTAA
- the rplC gene encoding 50S ribosomal protein L3: MKGILGRKIGMTQIYSEFGKRIPVTVIEVKPNVVTKLLSIETNGYVATQLATGEKKESRTNKPQKGQFEQAKTTPKQYIKEIRGMNGYELGQTITAEIFKAGELVDITGTSKGKGFAGTIKRWNQHIGPKSHGGGGGSQPVRQTGSLGDISGNRVFKGMTMPGHLGAVKTTVQNLEIVKVDVTNNYLLVKGSVPGAKNSYLTIKEAVKGLPSKEAITLVDVKEVVKMNELIEKAKKYNIEVTVGMHSSELEPLILKAEAEAAEGDK, translated from the coding sequence ATGAAAGGAATCTTAGGACGTAAGATTGGGATGACTCAAATCTATTCAGAATTCGGTAAAAGAATCCCTGTAACAGTTATTGAAGTTAAACCAAATGTTGTTACAAAATTACTTTCAATTGAAACTAATGGCTATGTTGCTACACAATTAGCTACTGGTGAAAAAAAGGAAAGTAGAACAAACAAACCTCAAAAAGGTCAATTTGAACAAGCTAAAACAACACCTAAGCAATACATTAAAGAAATTCGTGGCATGAATGGCTATGAATTAGGTCAAACAATTACAGCAGAAATTTTTAAAGCAGGTGAACTTGTAGATATTACAGGAACATCAAAAGGTAAAGGTTTTGCTGGTACAATTAAAAGATGAAACCAACACATTGGTCCTAAATCACACGGTGGTGGTGGTGGTAGCCAACCAGTTAGACAAACAGGTTCTTTAGGGGACATTAGTGGTAACCGTGTTTTCAAAGGAATGACAATGCCAGGTCATTTAGGAGCTGTTAAAACAACAGTTCAAAATTTAGAAATCGTTAAAGTTGATGTAACAAATAATTATCTTTTAGTTAAAGGCTCAGTTCCTGGCGCTAAAAATTCTTATTTAACAATTAAAGAAGCTGTTAAAGGATTACCATCAAAAGAAGCTATAACACTAGTTGATGTTAAAGAAGTTGTTAAAATGAATGAATTAATTGAAAAAGCTAAAAAATACAATATTGAAGTAACAGTGGGAATGCATTCAAGTGAATTAGAACCTCTTATTCTAAAAGCTGAAGCAGAAGCTGCTGAAGGAGATAAATAA
- the rplB gene encoding 50S ribosomal protein L2 has translation MAIKHFKPVTNGRRNMSSLDYSANLSGHKPEKSLMVILKKNSGRNNQGKITVRHQGGRVKRFYRLIDFKRNKDNIPAIVKTIEYDPNRSANICLLAYADGEKRYILAPEGIKVGQTVISGSDNSIDILVGNALPLTYIPEGTIIHNIEMQPGGGGIIARSAGTSAQILGKDEDGKYVVLRLKSGETRRILARCRATIGSVGNEEHLLVNLGKAGRNRFLGVRPTVRGSVMNPIDHPHGGGEGKQPVGRKAPLTPWGKKALGVKTRKTKKSSNKLILRRRKDAK, from the coding sequence ATGGCAATTAAACATTTTAAGCCAGTTACAAATGGTCGTCGTAATATGTCATCTCTTGACTACAGTGCAAACCTTAGTGGTCATAAACCTGAAAAATCTTTAATGGTTATTTTAAAGAAAAATTCAGGTCGTAATAACCAAGGTAAAATCACAGTTAGACACCAAGGTGGTCGTGTTAAGAGATTTTATAGATTAATTGACTTCAAACGTAACAAAGATAACATTCCTGCTATTGTTAAAACAATTGAATATGATCCAAATAGATCAGCAAATATTTGTTTATTAGCATATGCAGATGGAGAAAAAAGATATATTTTAGCACCTGAAGGTATTAAAGTTGGTCAAACAGTTATTTCAGGTAGCGATAATTCAATCGATATTTTAGTAGGGAATGCATTACCATTAACATATATTCCTGAAGGTACAATAATACATAATATTGAAATGCAACCAGGTGGTGGTGGTATTATTGCTAGATCAGCAGGAACATCAGCACAAATTTTAGGTAAAGATGAAGATGGTAAATACGTTGTTTTACGTCTAAAATCAGGTGAAACACGTAGAATATTAGCACGTTGTCGTGCAACAATTGGTTCAGTAGGAAACGAAGAACATTTACTTGTTAATTTAGGAAAAGCAGGTAGAAACAGATTCCTTGGTGTTCGTCCAACAGTTCGTGGTTCAGTAATGAACCCAATCGATCACCCACACGGTGGTGGTGAAGGTAAACAACCAGTTGGTCGTAAAGCTCCTCTTACTCCTTGAGGTAAAAAAGCTCTTGGTGTTAAAACTAGAAAAACTAAAAAATCTTCAAATAAATTAATTTTAAGAAGAAGAAAGGATGCTAAATAA
- a CDS encoding type Z 30S ribosomal protein S14, whose amino-acid sequence MAKVSLKAKQKKHPKFSTRAYTRCELCGRPHAVLRKYKVCRICFRNLANEGKIPGMKKASW is encoded by the coding sequence ATGGCTAAAGTTTCATTAAAAGCAAAACAAAAGAAACACCCTAAATTCTCAACAAGAGCTTATACACGTTGTGAATTATGTGGTCGTCCACATGCAGTTTTAAGAAAATACAAAGTATGCCGTATTTGTTTCCGTAATTTAGCTAATGAAGGAAAAATTCCTGGCATGAAGAAAGCGAGTTGATAA
- the rplN gene encoding 50S ribosomal protein L14, whose product MVLELSKLNVADNSGAKEVGLIRVLGGSRKKTANIGDVIVCSVKKALPNGLVKEGQVVKAVIVRSVYGIHRDNGSYIRFDDNAVVLIKDDKSMRGTRVFGPVARELRDKGYLKIVSLAPEVL is encoded by the coding sequence ATGGTTTTAGAACTATCTAAATTAAATGTAGCTGATAACTCTGGTGCTAAAGAAGTTGGTTTAATTAGAGTACTTGGTGGTTCACGTAAAAAAACTGCTAATATTGGTGATGTTATTGTTTGTTCTGTTAAAAAAGCTTTACCTAATGGTTTAGTTAAAGAAGGTCAAGTTGTTAAAGCTGTTATTGTAAGATCAGTTTATGGTATTCACCGTGATAATGGTTCTTACATTCGTTTTGATGATAATGCAGTTGTTCTTATCAAAGATGATAAATCAATGAGAGGAACTCGTGTATTCGGTCCAGTTGCTCGTGAATTACGTGATAAAGGTTACTTAAAAATTGTTTCATTAGCACCTGAAGTGTTATAG
- the rpsH gene encoding 30S ribosomal protein S8: protein MFITDPISDMIVRIKNANQRKFKTVSIPYSNKKAKILDIFLAEGYIASVTPKGEGKNKVLEVALKYKGNQSAIIDIKRVSKPGLKVYAQASNLPTVLSGYGTAIISTSKGIMTEKQARKENVGGEVMAYIW from the coding sequence ATGTTTATTACAGACCCAATTTCAGATATGATTGTTAGAATAAAAAACGCTAACCAAAGAAAATTCAAAACTGTATCTATTCCTTATTCAAATAAAAAGGCAAAAATTTTAGACATCTTTTTAGCAGAGGGCTATATTGCTAGTGTTACTCCAAAAGGCGAAGGCAAAAATAAAGTTCTTGAAGTGGCTTTAAAATACAAAGGTAATCAATCAGCTATTATTGATATCAAACGTGTTTCAAAACCAGGTTTAAAAGTATATGCACAAGCCTCAAACTTACCAACAGTATTATCTGGTTATGGTACAGCTATTATCTCAACTTCAAAAGGCATTATGACTGAAAAACAAGCACGTAAGGAAAATGTAGGTGGTGAAGTTATGGCCTACATTTGATAG
- the recA gene encoding recombinase RecA has product MKNNEELIELENKNSNEQIKIVKATLNEITKKFGAESIMIFNQDKIDEQIETFSTGSYLLNNALGINGYPKGRIIEIFGPESSGKTTLCLHAIAEVQKNRGVAAFIDAEHAIDPIYAKNLNVDLNKLILSQPDSGEQAMEIVDILTKSGAIDLIIVDSVAALVPEAELNGDMYDQQIGMQARLMSKALRKITANLNKNKTTIIFVNQIREKIGVMFGNPETTTGGRALKFYSSIRLEVRKSTSITDGKEITGNEVKIKVVKNKLAAPYKSLTTEIIFSKGIDSINEIIELATEKGIFVKKGAWYYYNDQNIAQGKKSLKEFIYNNEEFKKEIEKMLFK; this is encoded by the coding sequence ATGAAAAATAATGAAGAATTAATTGAATTAGAAAATAAGAATTCAAACGAACAAATTAAAATTGTTAAAGCGACTTTAAATGAAATTACAAAAAAATTTGGCGCTGAATCAATTATGATTTTTAACCAAGATAAAATAGATGAACAAATTGAGACATTTTCAACAGGGAGTTATCTACTTAATAATGCTTTGGGCATTAATGGTTATCCAAAAGGTAGAATAATCGAAATATTTGGTCCTGAAAGTAGCGGAAAAACCACTTTATGTCTTCATGCAATAGCTGAAGTTCAAAAAAATAGAGGTGTTGCTGCCTTTATTGATGCAGAGCATGCTATTGATCCTATTTATGCAAAAAATTTAAATGTAGATTTAAATAAGTTAATACTAAGTCAACCAGATAGTGGTGAACAAGCTATGGAAATTGTTGATATTTTAACTAAAAGTGGTGCAATTGATCTAATAATTGTTGATAGTGTTGCAGCATTAGTTCCAGAAGCTGAGTTAAACGGCGATATGTATGATCAACAAATAGGTATGCAAGCAAGACTTATGTCAAAAGCTTTAAGAAAAATTACAGCTAATTTAAATAAAAATAAAACTACAATAATTTTTGTTAATCAAATTAGAGAAAAAATAGGTGTGATGTTTGGAAACCCTGAAACTACAACTGGTGGAAGAGCTCTTAAATTTTATTCTTCTATTAGATTAGAAGTTAGAAAGTCAACTTCTATCACTGATGGAAAAGAAATAACAGGAAACGAAGTTAAAATTAAAGTTGTAAAAAACAAGTTAGCTGCACCATATAAGAGTTTAACTACTGAAATAATTTTTTCAAAAGGGATAGATTCTATAAATGAAATTATTGAACTAGCCACTGAAAAAGGTATTTTCGTAAAAAAAGGTGCATGATATTATTATAATGACCAAAACATTGCTCAAGGAAAAAAATCCTTAAAAGAATTTATTTATAATAATGAAGAATTCAAGAAAGAAATAGAAAAAATGTTATTTAAATAA